From Opisthocomus hoazin isolate bOpiHoa1 chromosome 10, bOpiHoa1.hap1, whole genome shotgun sequence, a single genomic window includes:
- the EIF3J gene encoding eukaryotic translation initiation factor 3 subunit J isoform X2, whose product MAAEAADSWDADTFEVVEPVAKRLVPGVAGDRWAGEDEEDDVKDNWDDEEEEEEVKETEVKQEPKVSEKKKIAEKIKEKEKLQKKKQEELKKRLEAPEEHKELTPEEQLADKLRLKKLQEESDLELAKETFGVNNTCGIDAMNPSSKDDFTEFGKLLKEKITQYEKSLHYASFLEALVRDVCISLEVDDLKKITNALTVLCSEKQKQEKNKAKKKKKGVVPGGGLKATMKDDLADYGGYDGEYVQDFEDFM is encoded by the exons ATGGCGGCCGAGGCGGCGGATTCGTGGG ACGCCGACACCTTCGAGGTGGTGGAGCCGGTGGCGAAGCGGCTGGTGCCGGGAGTGGCCGGGGACCGCTGGGCcggcgaggatgaggaggacgaCGTGAAG GATAACTGGgatgatgaggaggaagaggaggaagtaaAGGAGACGGAGGTAAAACAAG AACCAaaagtgtcagaaaaaaagaaaatagcagaaaaaataaaagaaaaagaaaagctacagAAGAAGAAGCAAGAGGAGCTTAAAAAAAGG TTAGAGGCGCCGGAGGAGCATAAAGAGCTTACACCAGAAGAACAGCTAGCAGACAAACTACGACTAAAGAAATTACAAGAGGAGTCAGACCTGGAGTTAGCAAAAGAAACCTTTG GTGTAAATAACACTTGTGGAATAGATGCCATGAATCCCTCTTCAAAAGATGACTTTACGGAATTTGGCAAGCTACTAAAAGAGAAAATCACACAGTATGAAAAATCCTTACATTACGCCAGTTTTTTGGAAGCATTAGTTCGAGACGTATGTATTTCAT TGGAAGTTGATGATTTGAAAAAGATCACAAATGCTTTGACAGTACTATgcagtgaaaaacagaaacaagaaaag AATAaagccaaaaagaagaaaaaaggtgttGTGCCTGGAGGTGGTTTAAAGGCTACTATGAAAGATGACCTGGCTGATTACGGAGGATACGATGGAGAATACGTACAAGACTTTGAAGACTTCATGTGA
- the EIF3J gene encoding eukaryotic translation initiation factor 3 subunit J isoform X1, which yields MAAEAADSWDADTFEVVEPVAKRLVPGVAGDRWAGEDEEDDVKDNWDDEEEEEEVKETEVKQEPKVSEKKKIAEKIKEKEKLQKKKQEELKKRLEAPEEHKELTPEEQLADKLRLKKLQEESDLELAKETFGVNNTCGIDAMNPSSKDDFTEFGKLLKEKITQYEKSLHYASFLEALVRDVCISLEVDDLKKITNALTVLCSEKQKQEKQNKAKKKKKGVVPGGGLKATMKDDLADYGGYDGEYVQDFEDFM from the exons ATGGCGGCCGAGGCGGCGGATTCGTGGG ACGCCGACACCTTCGAGGTGGTGGAGCCGGTGGCGAAGCGGCTGGTGCCGGGAGTGGCCGGGGACCGCTGGGCcggcgaggatgaggaggacgaCGTGAAG GATAACTGGgatgatgaggaggaagaggaggaagtaaAGGAGACGGAGGTAAAACAAG AACCAaaagtgtcagaaaaaaagaaaatagcagaaaaaataaaagaaaaagaaaagctacagAAGAAGAAGCAAGAGGAGCTTAAAAAAAGG TTAGAGGCGCCGGAGGAGCATAAAGAGCTTACACCAGAAGAACAGCTAGCAGACAAACTACGACTAAAGAAATTACAAGAGGAGTCAGACCTGGAGTTAGCAAAAGAAACCTTTG GTGTAAATAACACTTGTGGAATAGATGCCATGAATCCCTCTTCAAAAGATGACTTTACGGAATTTGGCAAGCTACTAAAAGAGAAAATCACACAGTATGAAAAATCCTTACATTACGCCAGTTTTTTGGAAGCATTAGTTCGAGACGTATGTATTTCAT TGGAAGTTGATGATTTGAAAAAGATCACAAATGCTTTGACAGTACTATgcagtgaaaaacagaaacaagaaaag CAGAATAaagccaaaaagaagaaaaaaggtgttGTGCCTGGAGGTGGTTTAAAGGCTACTATGAAAGATGACCTGGCTGATTACGGAGGATACGATGGAGAATACGTACAAGACTTTGAAGACTTCATGTGA